Proteins co-encoded in one Pleurodeles waltl isolate 20211129_DDA chromosome 2_2, aPleWal1.hap1.20221129, whole genome shotgun sequence genomic window:
- the LOC138283011 gene encoding zinc finger protein 135-like → MLSGEKLYQDVECGKSCTEGSSLDRHETIKPEDGSNQCTECGENFTEPKKLLRHQRIHTCEKPYHCTECGKRFMGRRYLLIHQRVHTGEKPHQCTDCGQSFSNTYSLLRHQVLHTGEKPHQCTECGKSFISKSHLYSHLRGHAGENPFQCTDCGKSFTSAHSLLRHQRIHTGEKPFPCTECGKSLSTKRILVEHLRIHSGEKPFQCTECEKSFTRAYALLRHQMIHTGEKPFPCTECGKSYSEASQLLRHQVIHTGDKSFQCTECGKSFTHKTHLSRHQRIHTAEKPATQRSTMIIHQRIQTGEKPYHCTDCGKSFSTKRILVEHQRIHSGEKPFVCTECGKDFTVKSTLLGHQKIHTGEKPFQCTDCGKRFIKSCTLLRHQRVHTGEKPYQCTDCGKSFTQSTDLHYHQRNHTH, encoded by the coding sequence ATGCTTTCAGGGGAGAAACTCTACCAGGATGTGGAATGTGGGAAAAGCTGCACTGAGGGATCTTCGCTGGACAGGCATGAAACAATCAAACCTGAGGATGGGTCAAACCAGTGCACGGAATGTGGGGAAAACTTCACTGAGCCAAAAAAGCTGTTGAGACATCAAAGAATCCACACCTGTGAGAAGCCCTATCATTGTACAGAATGTGGCAAAAGATTCATGGGGAGACGCTATTTGTTGATACACCAGAGAGTCCATACTGGTGAGAaaccccatcagtgtacagactgTGGACAAAGCTTCAGTAACACATACAGTTTATTGAGACACCAGGTACTCCATACTGGTGAGAAaccccatcagtgtacagaatgtGGGAAAAGCTTCATTTCGAAAAGTCATCTTTACAGCCATCTGAGAGGCCATGCTGGTGAGAATCCCTTTCAGTGTACAGACTGCGGGAAAAGCTTCACGAGCGCACACAGTTTGTTGAGACACCAGAGGATCCATACTGGTGAGAAACCCTTTCCATGTACAGAATGTGGGAAAAGCTTAAGTACAAAACGCATCCTGGTTGAGCATCTGAGAATCCATAGTGGTGAAAAACCTTTTCAGTGCACAGAATGTGAGAAAAGCTTCACTAGAGCATACGCTTTGTTGAGACACCAGATGATCCATACTGGTGAGAAACCCTTTCCATGTACAGAATGTGGGAAAAGCTACTCTGAAGCAAGCCAGTTGTTGAGACACCAGGTAATCCATACTGGTGATAAATCCTTTCAGTGTACAGAATGTGGAAAAAGCTTCACTCATAAGACGCATCTGTCACGTCACCAAAGAATACACACTGCAGAGAAACCCGCCACTCAGAGAAGCACAATGATCATACATCAGAGAATCCAGACTGGTGAGAAACCTTATCATTGTACAGACTGTGGGAAAAGCTTCAGTACAAAGCGCATCCTGGTGGAGCATCAGAGAATCCACAGTGGTGAAAAACCCTTTGTGTGTACAGAATGTGGAAAAGACTTCACTGTAAAGAGCACACTGTTGGGACATCAGAAAATTCATACCGGTGAAAAACCTTTTCAGTGTACAGACTGTGGGAAAAGATTCATTAAGTCATGCACTTTATTGAGACACCAGAGAGTCCATACTGGTGAGAAACCATATCAGTGTACAGACTGTGGGAAAAGCTTCACTCAAAGCACAGATCTGCACTATCATCAGAGGAACCACACTCACTAA